Within Raineyella sp. W15-4, the genomic segment CGATCCACCGTCCGTTCCAGGTAGTCCACGTCGCCCACCTTACCGCCGAAGGAGCCGTACGCTACCATTTGCGGTTGAGGTAGGCTACCTTTTGCGGTTCTCAGACACTACCATTTGCGGATCTCACAGTCGGGGACCGCGCCGCGACGTGCACCCCGGCCCACGACTGACGTGTATCCACGCGCAGCCAGCCCCTCGATCCCGGTGCGGGTCGCCAGGTGGTCACAGGTCTGTGGGAACGCGAAGGCTTCCTCGACATCGTGCACCACCCAGGCCAGGTAGAGTGCACCTGGGCCTCTCATACAGCCGCCCCCTCCTTGATCGCTCTGGTCCGAGCCCCCACGGCCATGTGCTCTTCGATGAGATGCGCACACGCTCACCGCGTCGGCAAACACTGCTGGTGGTGACCGACCACCACGAGGTCGGCGATCCTGTCGGAATCTGATCGCGTGGAGCGGCGTCACAGGTCCATGACAAGCTCAGGGTCGACCTTCCACCACAGGTGTCCCGCAGCGGGGATCTCCCGGGCACTGGCGGTCACCCTCGTCCGAAGCGACCGCAGGAGCGTGTCGTACGCCGCTTCGCTGAACTCGAACGTCTTCGCGCCGGCCGCGCCATCGACCAGTTGGATGCCATCGCCTTGTCCCTCCCAGCCGAACCGGCTCCATCGGACCACCCCCTGGGATCGCTCCAGCGCGACACTGAGGACGCCGCAATCCACGTCGCCGCAGACCTGACAGACGAAGAGGCCCACCCGACCGGGCGCCAGGGCTCCGCCGCGAGGATCGGCCAGCCGGTCGAGCCAGGCCAGTCCCTCGCTCACGGTCCACTCCGACCGCAGAGGGGTGCATCCTGTCGACACGTCATTGAGCTGCAGCTGATCGCGCAACAACGTCCCGTTCACAAGCAGGTCGAGAAACCGAGCCCGCTCGACAGCCGGACGGCGCCTCTCCAGAACACCCCACGAGGTGATGCGATCCGCGGTGCCCAGCTCGTCCACGGGCCCAACCGTATCCGACCCGATGCGCCCGCCCGAGGTCCATCGAGATCCCCCCAGGAGGGGGCGTGACCACCGGGTATGGCTGCTTGGGAATACGTGTGCCGATGGGCCAGTTGAAGAAGGCGTGGGAACGGAGATCGCGCGCTACGCCGCGTTTGCGGAAAGTCCCGACGGTGGGAATCCAGCTGGGGTCGTCCTCAACGCCGCGGGGCTCTCGGACGACCGCATGCAGCAGATCGCGGCTGACGTCGGCTACTCGGAGACAGCGTTCGTGTTCCCGGGTGCCCCCGACGTCGCTGACCGCGACCGGGCTGAACGCCGGTACCGTGTGCGCTACTGGTCGCCCGCCGCCGAAGTGCCGTTCTGCGGCCATGCCACGGTTGCCACCGCGGTCGCCCTCGCCGAGCGCGACGGGGTGGGGCCGATGGTGTTCGACACCCCCGCCGGCGCCATCCCGATCACCACCATCCGCGCGTCCTCGGGAGCCATCGACGTCGCGATGACCAGCGTGGAGCCAAGCGTCCGCACCATCGCTCCGGACGTCCTCACCCAACTCTTGGACTTCCTCGGCCTCGAGGCCGCGGATATCGATGAACGTTTCCCGCCGCGCGAAGCGTACGCCGGAAACTGGCATCCCATCCTGGTATTGCAGGACGCGGGAGTCTTCCACCAATTCCGTTTCGCTCCGTCGGCCATCGCCGCGCTGATGCAAGCCCAGGGTTGGACCGGGACCGTGACCGTGCTGCACGAGGCCGGAGCGGACGATTTTCTGGCACGCAACCTCTTTCCGGTCGGACGCATCACCGAGGACCCGGCCACCGGATCGGCCGCCGCATCCACCGGCGCCTACCTGCGCGCCCTCGGCTATGCCAGCGGCGGCAGCAGGATCACGATCCACCAAGGAGCCCACGTCGGACGCCCGAGCCTGCTGACGGTCAACGTCCCGACCAGGGGCGGCATCACGGTGACCGGCAGTGCATCCCCCATCGGCGCCGAGCCATCGAGCGGGCAGAACGACACCACTCGGTACAGCGGGAACATCACCGGGGTGCTGGCCCGGGTCTACGTGAACGACCTGGATGCGGCTCTGCCGTTGTACGAGCGACTGACCGGCGACCACGCCCCCCACCGGTTCACCTACGGGACGATGAGGCTGGCAACGGTGGGGACGTTTCTGATCATTCAGGGAGCACCGGCCGAGGTGCGCACCCATGCGACCACCGTGACCGTCCGCGACATCGGCACCGTCGTCGACGCGATAGCCGGGGCAGGCGGGACATTGCTGGAGGGCCCGGCGCCGGGCCCGAACGGGGCCAGGCTGATCGCCCGCCATCCCGATGGGAACGTGGTTGAGTACATCGAGATTATCGAGGGCTAAAGGGTGCACTCGATCGTGGCGAAGAGGTCGTCCGCGAGATGGTAGTCGTGGAACCGCGAGAACATGCCACCGCCTTTCCGGAGCAGCCCCACGGAAAACCGACGAGCCGCGTCCAGTAATGCCTCGTCATCCAGGACCTCGCCAAGTGCCTCCAGGTCATCGAACCATACCTGGGTCACAGCCCCGGTCTTGCCGTACTCACCATCCTGGAAGCTCAGATCCTCGCTGAGCTCCGGCGGTACTGCGTCAAGTCGGGCGAGATTGGCAAAACCGCATACTGCGCGTTCACCGCCAGCCGTTGTCACCTCACCGATGACGAGCGCCTCGACGTTGCTGACGGAGATGGCCGCGAGCCGTCTCCACTCCGCACTCCTGCCAGTCGTTGGCAGACTCGTGACCACCCAAATCTTGCGTTCCGTACGATGCGGGTAGGGGATGCACAGAGCCACGTAGCGAGCAAGTCCGCCTCGGATGGCCTCGTAGTCCGGCCGGGCCGCCAGCTCGGCGAACTTGTTGCGCGTGCGCTGCCGTTGCATTGCGATCACTCCACGGTCGCCGATGTTGCTGGCGTCGCTGTCGCCGGTAAGCCAGTCTTCGACATCGACCGGGTCGACATAGTGGTCGAGTTCCGGCGACCGCAGTGGAAGCCCGATCAGATCGACATTGCGGAGCCTGGCACCGTCGCGGACCAGCAGGGCGACGACATCACGTTCCGCGTCGTCAAGAAGCTCCGGCGCGACTTCCCTGAATCGCACTGCGACGATCTCGCCGGGCCACCGTCGCCTGTGCGCAGAGAAGCGGCTGAGCAGGTGCACAGTCTGCCCGACGTATTCCTCGCCGTCCGCGAACTCCAGCACGTAGATGCCGCACGCATCCGACGTGTAGACGGACAGTGAGATAGCGTCGTTGATCGACCATCGGGTGAAACGCATATCCGCACGCTACGCGGCGCGGCGGCCGCCCCTTGCGCGACCGGTGTCGGCGCGAGTTCAGCCGTCACCCTGATCGCCGCCATGCCGTCCGGTCCAGCAATTCGAGCCGGGCCACCCGGTTTGCTGCCTCCTTAGGATGGGCGACATGACCGTAAGGATGGACAACGTCGGCATCGTCGTCGAGGACCTCGGTGCTGCGATCGAGTTCTTCCGTGAGCTCGGACTCGAGCTCGAAGGGCGAACGGTGGTGGCGGGAGAGTGGGCCGGTCGCGTCACCGGCCTGGGCGATCAGCGCGTCGAGATCGCGATGATGCGCACGCCGGACGGCCACAGCCGGCTCGAACTCTCCCGCTTCCTCGAGCCATCCGTCATCGCCGATCACCGGAACGCCCCGGTGAACGCCTTGGGCTACCTGCGCGTCATGTTCGCCGTGGACGATATCGATGAGACCCTCGGCCGGCTCCGCGCGCTCGACGCACAACTCGTCAGCGACGACGTCGTCCGATACGAGGACGCGTACCGGCTCTGCTACCTGCGGGGCCCCGAGGGAATTCTCATCGGACTCGCCCAGGAACTCAACTGATCTCGCGGCCCACCCGGCCCACCTGCCACCAAACCACGGCAGGGCGGTCCGAACAGCGGGCGTCACCGCTGAGTGAACGACTGTGCGTCAGCCACAGTGGGCACACGCTCAGGCGATCTGCAGCGGAGTGATCGCCGCGACCTTGTTCTGCGTGATCCCGAAGCCCTCGATGAAGTCCTCCATGAGCACCTCGCCGGGATGAATCGATTTTATGAGGTTACTGTCAGTGGCAGTCGACGAGTGCCAGATCCGTTCAGCGGCCTTGTCCCGGAACCACGTAACCTCACGGGGGCAGCCCGCCGACATCACCCAGCTTCATCCACCACCCCGGCGAGGTAGCCACGGATCGTCGGCAGGTCGACCACGAGCGTGTCCCAGACCGCCCCGTAATCGGTCCCCTCGTAGTGATGCGCCAGTCGGTCGCGCATCCGCTTGATCAACGACCATGGAACCTCGGGGTGCTGGTCCGTCGTGTCGGCGCTCAGACGAGCGACGTTCTCACCGACCTTGATGATCAATGACTCCGCTGCCAGACCCGGCACATTGTCGGGGTCACCGACATACCACTCACGGCCACGGGCCACCAGATCCGCTCCGACGTCACAGAGGCGGACGATCTCACGCAACGCAGCAGCATCCCGCACGTTCATACGGCAACGGCCGTGGCCAGGATCTCGTGATCGGCGCGGAGACCACCGTCGGTCACCACATCGACCTCGACTCCGAGCAGATCACTGGCCCGCTCGGCGAACGCGGCCAGCGCCATCAGTCCGGTCCCCGGCGAGCGCGTCACCAGGATGTCCAGGTCGCTGCCCGGACGGTCGGTACCGCGTACGGTGGAGCCGAAGACGCGGACGTTGCTGAGGCCGTAGCTGTGCGCCAAGACAACGAGTTCGTCGCGATGGGCGGCCAGCGCGTCATGCGGCAGCGGGCGAGCCGCCGTGCGCAGTCGCTCCAGCATCGCCACCGAGGCCCTCCGTCGACCAGCCTCGTACGCAGCAATGTTGGGTTGTGCGACTCCGGACCGCTCCGCCAGCTCAGCCTGGCTGAGGCCCGCAGCCTCCCGCAACTCCCGAACTGCATTCGTCATGTCACCATGATATCGCGCGATATATCACAAGGTCGTGTGCTGCTGCGATGTCTGCGGACTCCCCGACAACTCGTCGTGGCGCCGGCCACTCAGGGACAGGAGACGCCCCGGTACGTCACACCATGTGGGCCCTTGTCCATCGGGGAAGCGGTACGAGCTCGCCCCAACCGTCGTGAGGCGGTCTCCGACGTCTTCCCGCCGCTGAAGGACCGGGGCTCACCCGTCGGCTGCAGGTGCGACCGCGATGTCCTGCCCGGAGCGCCGCAGCGCATCGGCGACGAATCCGGACACCTTCACGTCCTCGACGAACCAACGTACGAACCGCACCGCGGATGCCGTACGACCCGTCGGCACCGCGACCGCCTGCTCGATCTGCATGAAGGGCGGCTCGATCAGGCGCAGGCCCGGGTCGGCGGCCACGAAGGCAGCGATCGGTTGGCGGATCCCGGCAGCCACGTCCAGCCCGAGATCGCGGAAGACCATGGTGCCCTCTGCCCCGCGGACCACCTCCGCGAACCGCAACTTCCGGGACAGGAACAGGTCATAGGCCGCCCCCTGCTTCACACCGATCCGCACCCCGGGCCGGTCCACGTCGTTCAGTGTCCGGATCGAGGAGTCCTGCGGCACGGCGAACACCCCCTCGATCAGGGCGTACGCCGCGGTGAAGGTGAGGACCTCGGCACGGGCCGGGTCGATCGCCAGGAAGCATAGGTCGGCCGCGCCATCGACCACGGCAGCCAGGGACTTGCGCGCCGCGTCGAAACACACCAACTGGACAGGTACGTCCAGCCGCCGGCCGAGCTCCCTGGCCAGGTCCACGGTCACCCCGGAGGGGTGCGACGGACTGCCCTGTGCCAGCACCGGGTTCCCCAGGTTGATCGAGGCGCGCAACACGCCGGTGGGCGCCAGTTCACGCCGGACGTCGTCATCCATGGCGTCAGTGAACCACGGCGGGGAGGTCAGGAGAGCTACTGCCGGGTCCGCTCATCGTTCTCCCCGATACTCGGCATCCGTGAAGGTCACCCGATCGTCGCTGGGCGTGACGCGCAAGCCGATCAGTCGACCCAGGGGTCGGTCAGGTCGATCCCGGTGCCGGCGAAGTCCTTGGTGTTCCGGGTTGCGCAGGTGGCGCCGTGGGCCCGGCAGATCGCGGCGATCTGTGCATCAGCTGTGCTGATCGGCAGCCCCGCGCTCTCGCGAGCGACGAGGATATCGGCGTAGTGGCCGGCAGCCCCCTCGTCAAAAGCGAGGACCGCACCGGTCTCCCGGTAGGGCTGTAGCGCAGCGTCGATCCCCTGCCCCAGTGCGGTCTTGCGCCTGCCGTCCGGGAGTCGCCGCACACCTGCCAGTAGTTCGGCGAGCGTGACGGCGGTGATGGCGACCTCGCCGGTGAGGGATTCCAGCCACGCGACGACTTGGGGCTCCGGCCGGGTCCGGAACACCTCCGATATGACGTTCGTGTCGAGAGCGATCACTCGAAGTCCGCCGCCCGCGCGACGTCCGCCCGCTCCGGGACCGGGAGATCGTCGACACCGCCGACGTCCTGGGCCGCCAGCATCAGGGCCACTCCGATATTGGGTCGGCGCGCGGCCCTGGTGAGGATGTCACGGACCTCAGCCTCCATGGAGCGTCCGTGCTCTTTTGCCCTGGCGGCGAGCTGCTTCTTCACGGACTCGTCGAGCCCGCGGACGATGATGGACGCCATAGCTGCCACCTCCTCGACACTATGACAGCTGCTATCAGTGATGATAGCAGCCGCTCAAGGCCGGCAACCGCCGAGCAACCTCCCCGTACACGACGCCATATCGTTTGGGACATGAGGTCGCTATGCGGCTGTGCCTGCGGCGACGACGGCCTCCAGCCGTGGCGCGATCGATTCTGCCATCATCGTGATCTCGCGTTCGGCAATCCTGTTCTTCCGGGCCTGGTGCTGCCAATTCGCCAGGGCGGACGCTACGTACCTCAGCCGCTCTCGGGCTGCCTCCGCAGACAGGCTGCAGTCCTGGGCGAGCGCCAGAAGTCCGTCAACCTCCTCGGATTGCGCATCTGCCCCGGCGATCGAGGTCGCACGGGTCCGCGTCACGTCCGGGGTCGGATTCACGTCGAAGGCGGGACTGAGTGTCCAGGAGCCGTGATCGGCGAGGAACCCGTGATTGCGCAGATGGTCATCGGTGTTTCCAAGCGCGACGCTGGCGATGATCCGGTCATAGAGCTCATGATGATCCCGCCGGGGTGAGCGGGAGATGTCCCGCATCGCCTCAGCGATGTCGGCGTAGTCACGGCGTTCACCATCGGTGGATCCGGTCGCCGTCATCGCGCTGATGTATCCCAGACGCGCTCCTGTGCCCGTTCTGTCGAATCGTCGCAGGATGAGCACGCTCCGCTCCCCGACGTGCGTGAGCCGTCGTTGTGGCGTGCGAATGCCCGCGGCTTCCAGGAGATCGAGCATGGTGGCCTCCCAGGCCATCACGTCCCAGCCGTCGCTGGAGTGTGGGAACTTGGCGATCGCGAGACTGCCGTCCTCGAGGCACACAGAGGCCTTCGGCCGGGCACCGCCCAGGCCCGTTCCCGTGTTCAGGAGCTGCTTGACCGCACGGGACGGGTCGGCATCCGAGGCGAGCTCGTCGCTGGCCTGCAGGAGCTCCGGTAGCGAGGTCAGCTGTGGCACGCTCGAAGGCCTGCCCAGGAACTCGTCATGGCCGGGCAGACGGAAGCGCAACGCACCCTGACGGGTGTCGTCGCTGACACCCAGAAGGGAGTCGAGGTCGTCGAGTCTGCGCGGCGCCCTGTGCTCCTCGCGAGCACGGGTCCGCTCGGCCTTCTCGATGAGATTGCGTCCCCACTGATCAGGAGCACTGTCGCCGAAAGCCCTGATGAGCCCCTGCTGATGCTGCGAACCGGACACCAGGAGCAATGCGGGGTCGATGTTCATCCCGCCGCCGGCGAGGTAGGCCGAGTCGTAGAGGAAGGTAGTAGAGATCTGGCCATGATTGCGAGTGAAATGAGCCTGGCCGACCGGCCGGGTGGCCCCCGCCTCCCGGTCATCCGCGACGAGAACATCGATCGCCGTCATCGCGCGCGCTTCTTGGAGAGGTTGCCGGCGCGCAGCCTGCCGATGTCGGTGTTCAGCGGATCGATTGCCTCAACGACCTGGTCGAGCACGCCCAGTGCTCGCAGCACTTGGGCGACGTTGGAGAAACTGACACTCGGGTTACCCGACTCGATCTTGCGCAGGGTGTCACGAGTGATGTCAGCACGCTCGGACACCTGCTGCGCTGTCAACCCGAGGATCATGCGCCAGCCCCGCACGTGCTCACCGAAGGCCGTGATCTGGCGGTCGATCCTGTAGCCGGACATGAGTGCCCCCTCCCTACTGACGATTATTATAGTCAGATCGCACCGTAATGACGTTTGTGATCGTCATAGTTTGGCCCAGTGGTCCCGTCGTACCGCAGGAGGGTGGTCCGCGAGCAGGCGCGGCCTGCCTTGGATACCTACGAGGACTGCCGAGTCCGGTGGGTGGACGCGGAGGCCATGACCGCCTCGTGCAGTGACGTGATGCTCGTCGAGACGGGCCACCTGACACGCTGGAACCATCTGACACCGGCATGCCCACGGCCGAGATGATGTCCTTCGTACAGATGCTCGGCGAGGGCGCCGCAAGTCACGCGTCGAGGATCGCGCTCCTGGAGAGGCATCGACGCCGGCTCAGCGAACGGCGCGCGGCAATCGACGCGGCCGACCGGGCACTCGAGAGCAAGATCTCCCACTACCGGCGCCTCATCGCGCAGGGCCTCGACTGCCACGGCCTCGCCGCGCCCGCCGCGTCACCGTGCCGGACGCAGTGACGCCGCGGTTCGTACGACACTTTCCAGGCCGTCGGCCGGCCGCCGGCCTGGAAGATCCCGCAGGTCGGGGCTGGTCTCGTTCAGGAAGCCGTGCCGGATGTTGGTCGCGATCGAGGCGAGCATCGACGGCTGGAAGGCCAGCAGATTCGCATCGCTCAGTCGGGCCCGGTATTCGCTCAGGCTCCGCAGGCTGACATCGAGGCCACGGGCCACGTCGAGCGCCGTGACCGGCTCGCCGACCAAATCGTAGATCCGGCCGGCATGCGCGGCGGGATCACGGGCCACGACCGCTGCCGCGGCGGCGAGGTCTGCGCGCGTGACAGCCGCCAGCGCGCCGTCACCGAACGGGGACTCGAGTTCACCGTCAGAGGCCCAGGCGAGCAGCGCGCCGAACAGTTCGGCGTAGAGCCCGTTGCGCATGATCGTCCAGCCCAGGCCGGATTGTTGAATGAGTCGCTCGGTGGCGCGGTGGGCCACCGCGTGCGCGAGGTGATCCCCGGCGCTGGTCAGGCTGGTGTAGACGACGTGCTCCACGCCGTCACGCATGGCCGCCTCGAGCACGGCCCGGTGGCGGGCGATCACGACATCGTCCTCGGCGCGACCAGCAGACACGAGGACGAGGGTCGAGACCCCTGTCAGGTCGAGGCTCACCGGATCGTCGAAATCGAGGTGTTGCTGGTCCGGGCCTGGAGTGCGGCTTCCGCCGACGACAGCCGCGCTCGGCGTGCGCACGCCTTCTGACACAGAGGGTTCCAACTCCGTGGTGGTACACATGCAGCTCAGGGTCGGGCAGGGTGTACTCATCGACTCCCACCATCACCACCGACCACCCTGTGCCTTCACGCGGTCTTCAGCGGTGCAATTGCAGCGACCTGATCAGCGATGTGGTCGTTCGCGACCTCAAGTTCGTACCGTGTCTGCAGGTTGAGCCAGAACTGCGGGTCGACCCCGAAGTACCGCCCCAGGCGCAGCGCAGTGTCAGCCGTGATCGCGCGCTTGCCATGCACGATCTCGTTGATGCGCCGCGGCGGTACGCCGATGGAGACGGCGAGCTTGTTCTGCGTGATGCCGAACCCCTCGATGAAGTCCTCCATGAGGACCTCACCCGGGTGGATCGGCGGGTAGAGCTTCTCGGGCATCATTCCTCCTCAGTGGTAGTCGACGATCTCGACGTCTTCAGCGCCGGCATCCGTCCAGCGGAAGCAGATCCGCCACTGATCGTTGATGCGGATGCTGTGCTGGCCAGCCCGGTCACCCTTGAGCACTTCGAGGCGATTGCCTGGTGGCACCCGCAGCGCGTCCAGCACCGTGGCAGCGTCCAAGAGGTGCAGCTTCCTGTTCGCTGTCTTGTGGATTCGCGGATCAAGTCGCTTCACCGGCTCGCGACGCCACACTCGCTCGGTGTCACGGTCAGCAAACGATCTGATCACAGAACCAGCATATAACGTAACGCGTCAATAACGCTAGACGTTAAAGCGGAACTCGACCACGTCGCCGTCTTGCATCACGTAGTCCTTGCCCTCCAGGCGCAGCTTGCCACGGGCCTTGGCTTCGGCCTCCGAGCCCGCCTCGACCAGGTCGTCGAAGGAGACGATCTGGGCCTTGATGAAGCCCTTCTCGAAGTCGGTGTGGATCACCCCGGCGGCCTGCGGCGCGGTCCAGCCCTGGTGGATCGTCCAGGCCCGGGCCTCCTTGGGGCCGGCGGTGAGGTAGGACTGCAGGCCGAGGGTGGCGAAGCCGACCCGGGCCAGCACATCCAGACCGGGCTCCTCGACGCCCATCTCGGCGAGGAACTCGCGCGCCTCGGCCTCGTCCATCTCGACCAGCTCGGACTCGAACTTCGCGTCGAGGAAGATCGCCTCGGCCGGCGCGACCAGCGCCCGCATCCTGGCCTTCATCTCCTCATCGGCCAGTTCGTCCTGGTCACAGTTGAAGACGTAGATGAACGGCTTGGCGGTGAGCAGGAACAGATCGCGCAACGGTTCCAGGTCGAGGCCGGCAGCGTACACCCCCTTGCCCTGCGACAGCGTCTCGTACGCCTGCTGCCAGGCCTCGTACTTGGGCTTCGACTCCTTCTTGATCCGCGCCTCCTTCTCCAGGCGCGGCAGGGCCTTCTCCATCGTCTGCAGGTCGGCGAGGATCAGCTCGGTGGTGATGGTGTCGATGTCGTTGCCGGGGTCGACCGCCCCGTCGACGTGGGTGACGTCGGGATCGTCGAAGACCCGGGTGACCTGGCAGATCGCGTCGGCCTCGCGGATGTTGGCGAGGAAGGCGTTGCCCATCCCCTCGCCCTGGGAGGCGCCCTTGACGATGCCGGCGATGTCGACGAAGGACACCGTGGCCGGGACGATCCGCTCCGAGTGGTACAGCTCGGCCAGCACCTTCAGCCGCGGGTCCGGCACCCCCACCACACCGACGTTCGGCTCGATCGTGGCGAACGGGTAGTTCGCGGCGAGAACGTTGTTACGGGTCAGCGCGTTGAACAGCGTTGACTTGCCCGCATTGGGGAGACCGACGATTCCGATGGTGAGTGCCACGGCAGGTCAGTCTAGCCGAGGCAGGCTACCCGCCAGGCCGCCCGGCGCCCGCCCCGGAGGGCGGGATCCCCGCTCCGAGGGGCGGGGGCAGGTACGGCTCAGCTCTGGTGGGTGGCGTCCCAGGCAGCACCGTGCGCATCGCGGCTGGCCAGGTCGTGCAGCCGGTCCAGCTGCTGGTTGAGCTGGTCGAGGACACCCTTCATCTGGTCGTGGGTGACCCGGGCGTACGTCCGTACGTAGTCGACCAGGTCGACGTCGGCGGCGTCGGCGACCCGCTGGCGTGCCTCGACCTCGGCATCGGCCATCAGCTGGTCGGCCATCTGCTGGGCCCGGGTGAGGATCGCCTCGGCCTGCCCACCGGCCGAGACTCCCGGCTCGACCGGGGCCGGCACGGGCGCGGAGAACATCGCCGGGGCGGGCGCAGTGCCCTCCGGCGGCCTGCCCCCGTACGACTCGAGTTCGGCGCGCAGGTCACGGTTGGTCTGCACGAGCCGCGCGTTCTCGTCCTGCAGGTCCTCGATGAGGTCCGCGAGATCGGCGAGGTAGTCGGTCACCTCGGTCGTCTCGTAGCCCCGCATCCGGACGCTGAATTCCTTGCGTCGGATGTTCTGTGGCTCGAAGTCTTCGATGCTGGCCATCGTCTCCTCCTTCGGTGATCAGCCGGGCGTGGTCACTGACCGGCGCCCGTGGAGGGCCCCGTCTTGATGGCGCTGATCTCGAAGTCGAGGTCGACCTTCTCGGAGACGAGCACCCCGCCGGTGTCGAGCGGGACGTTCCACTCCAGCCCGAAATCGCGACGATTCATCCGGCGCTTGCCGGCGAAACCGGCCCGGGTCCCGGCGCCGAACGGGTCCTTGGCCACGCCGATCACGTCGACGGGGATCACCACCGTCTTGGTGATGTCGCGGATGGTCAGCTCACCGGTCACCATGAACGCCAGGTCGTCGACCTCCTCCATGGAGGTGCTGACGAAGGTGATGTACGGGTACTTCTCGACATCGAAGAAGTCCGCGCTGCGCAGGTGCTCGTCGCGCTGGGCGTTCCGGGTGTTGACGCTGGCGACGCCGATCCTCACCGACACGGTGGACAGCTCGGGGCGCTCGGCATCGGCGTGGATCTTGACCTCGATGTCGTCAAAGGCGCCACTGACCTTCGCCACCATGGCATGGCGGGCCGTGAAGCGGATGGTGGAGTGGGCGGGATCGGCCTCCCAATCGCCGCTCCAGGACGGATCGTAGTCGCTCATGAACACTCCAGATCGATGGTCACGAAGCCCCTCTGCGTGCTCCCGGGGCCGGGTGAGGCGAGATTAGCATGAGGGACCCTCAGCGCCCGGCCAGGCACGGCGGTTTTCCGGGCGACGCCGACGAGTCCGGGCAGCTGGGCAGCCCAGTCGGCGCCGATGACCGTCAGGCCCCGGTCCAGTAGGCCGCCAGCACCCTCCGCAGGGCGTACGGATCGGCCGATCCACACATCTCACGGGCCGAGTGCATCGACAGGATCGGGGCGCCGACGTCGACGGTGAGCAGACCCAGCCGGGTGGCGGTGATCGGGCCGATCGTCGACCCGCACGGCACGGCGTTGTTGGAGGCGATGACCTGCCCCTTCACCCCGGCGGCGCGGCAGGCCCGGGTCCACAGCGCCGCGCCCGCCGCGTCGGTGGCGTAGCGCTGTGAGGCGTTGACCTTCAGCATCGGGCCGCCGTTCAGCACCGGCTGGTGGGCGGGGTCGTGGCGCTCGGGGTAGTTCGGGTGCACCGCATGCCCGCCGTCGCTCGACATCACGGTGGAGCGGGCGTACATCCGGCGCAGTCCGTCGGCGTCGGCCCCGAGCGCGTGCCCGGTGCGGACCAGGACGTCCTCGAGGACGGGCCCGGCCGCCCCGGCGCGGGTCGACGACCCGACCTCCTCGTGGTCGAAGCAGGCCAGCACCTGGATGTCGCCGCCGCCCGGCGCCGGGGTGGTGTCGAGCAGCGCGGTGACACCGGCGTGGACGCTGAGCAGGTTGTCCAGCCGTGCCGAGGCGAAGAACTCCTCCTCCGCGCCGAAGACCGCCGGCGGCTGGACGTCGAAGCTGCGCAGGTCGAACCCCGCGATGTCGTACGCCGCCAGCCCGGCCAGGGCGGCGACGTGGCCGAGCACCGAGGCTTCGGGACGGCCGACCGACCACACCGGGTGCAGGTGCTGCTGCGGGTCGAGGACCAGCCCGTCGTTGACCGTACGGTCCAGGTGGAT encodes:
- a CDS encoding NAD(P)H-binding protein yields the protein MRTPSAAVVGGSRTPGPDQQHLDFDDPVSLDLTGVSTLVLVSAGRAEDDVVIARHRAVLEAAMRDGVEHVVYTSLTSAGDHLAHAVAHRATERLIQQSGLGWTIMRNGLYAELFGALLAWASDGELESPFGDGALAAVTRADLAAAAAVVARDPAAHAGRIYDLVGEPVTALDVARGLDVSLRSLSEYRARLSDANLLAFQPSMLASIATNIRHGFLNETSPDLRDLPGRRPADGLESVVRTAASLRPAR
- a CDS encoding DivIVA domain-containing protein encodes the protein MASIEDFEPQNIRRKEFSVRMRGYETTEVTDYLADLADLIEDLQDENARLVQTNRDLRAELESYGGRPPEGTAPAPAMFSAPVPAPVEPGVSAGGQAEAILTRAQQMADQLMADAEVEARQRVADAADVDLVDYVRTYARVTHDQMKGVLDQLNQQLDRLHDLASRDAHGAAWDATHQS
- a CDS encoding helix-turn-helix domain-containing protein; translation: MSGYRIDRQITAFGEHVRGWRMILGLTAQQVSERADITRDTLRKIESGNPSVSFSNVAQVLRALGVLDQVVEAIDPLNTDIGRLRAGNLSKKRAR
- a CDS encoding HigA family addiction module antitoxin; the encoded protein is MPEKLYPPIHPGEVLMEDFIEGFGITQNKLAVSIGVPPRRINEIVHGKRAITADTALRLGRYFGVDPQFWLNLQTRYELEVANDHIADQVAAIAPLKTA
- a CDS encoding YceI family protein produces the protein MSDYDPSWSGDWEADPAHSTIRFTARHAMVAKVSGAFDDIEVKIHADAERPELSTVSVRIGVASVNTRNAQRDEHLRSADFFDVEKYPYITFVSTSMEEVDDLAFMVTGELTIRDITKTVVIPVDVIGVAKDPFGAGTRAGFAGKRRMNRRDFGLEWNVPLDTGGVLVSEKVDLDFEISAIKTGPSTGAGQ
- a CDS encoding type II toxin-antitoxin system RelE/ParE family toxin; translated protein: MIRSFADRDTERVWRREPVKRLDPRIHKTANRKLHLLDAATVLDALRVPPGNRLEVLKGDRAGQHSIRINDQWRICFRWTDAGAEDVEIVDYH
- the ychF gene encoding redox-regulated ATPase YchF, whose translation is MALTIGIVGLPNAGKSTLFNALTRNNVLAANYPFATIEPNVGVVGVPDPRLKVLAELYHSERIVPATVSFVDIAGIVKGASQGEGMGNAFLANIREADAICQVTRVFDDPDVTHVDGAVDPGNDIDTITTELILADLQTMEKALPRLEKEARIKKESKPKYEAWQQAYETLSQGKGVYAAGLDLEPLRDLFLLTAKPFIYVFNCDQDELADEEMKARMRALVAPAEAIFLDAKFESELVEMDEAEAREFLAEMGVEEPGLDVLARVGFATLGLQSYLTAGPKEARAWTIHQGWTAPQAAGVIHTDFEKGFIKAQIVSFDDLVEAGSEAEAKARGKLRLEGKDYVMQDGDVVEFRFNV
- a CDS encoding type II toxin-antitoxin system HipA family toxin, producing the protein MTAIDVLVADDREAGATRPVGQAHFTRNHGQISTTFLYDSAYLAGGGMNIDPALLLVSGSQHQQGLIRAFGDSAPDQWGRNLIEKAERTRAREEHRAPRRLDDLDSLLGVSDDTRQGALRFRLPGHDEFLGRPSSVPQLTSLPELLQASDELASDADPSRAVKQLLNTGTGLGGARPKASVCLEDGSLAIAKFPHSSDGWDVMAWEATMLDLLEAAGIRTPQRRLTHVGERSVLILRRFDRTGTGARLGYISAMTATGSTDGERRDYADIAEAMRDISRSPRRDHHELYDRIIASVALGNTDDHLRNHGFLADHGSWTLSPAFDVNPTPDVTRTRATSIAGADAQSEEVDGLLALAQDCSLSAEAARERLRYVASALANWQHQARKNRIAEREITMMAESIAPRLEAVVAAGTAA